From a single Rosa rugosa chromosome 7, drRosRugo1.1, whole genome shotgun sequence genomic region:
- the LOC133723776 gene encoding inactive protein RESTRICTED TEV MOVEMENT 2-like has protein sequence MDTNSDVVTIVRSYEDFMPYCKLQKEELRDTYQIPLHGFKIEQFKVCVNDKKGTIKIEGERPVDGNRWSRFRQSFKASPDVYRVKDISARFQNGVLSLILPKTKPSNDHTSNRFPFANTSLLLRIAPALVVMVAVGGYGIFKYFTSMHVIGS, from the exons ATGGATACCAATAGTGATGTGGTTACCATCGTACGTTCTTATGAGGATTTCATGCCTTATTGCAAGCTCCAAAAAGAAGAACTACGTGACACTTACCAGATTCCTCTCCATG GTTTCAAGATTGAACAATTCAAGGTCTGTGTTAACGACAAGAAAGGAACGATAAAGATTGAAGGTGAACGTCCTGTGGATGGAAATAGATGGAGCCGCTTCCGCCAAAGTTTCAAAGCTTCTCCTGATGTTTATAGAGTCAAGGATATTTCTGCAAGGTTTCAGAATGGTGTTCTTTCTCTAATATtaccaaaaaccaaaccttcaAATGATCACACATCTAATCGATTTCCGTTTGCGAATACGAGTTTGCTTCTGAGGATTGCACCAGCTCTTGTTGTGATGGTCGCTGTTGGAGGTTATGGAATCTTCAAATATTTCACATCTATGCATGTTATAGGGAGCTGA
- the LOC133723271 gene encoding glutaredoxin-like yields MALGKVKELVSSNPVVIFSNKFCPYYVCVKQLFVLKLGVQYKAIELDQESDGSEIQSALAEWTGQRTLPNVFVGGYHIGDCDSKFDLTP; encoded by the exons ATGGCGTTGGGCAAGGTGAAGGAGCTCGTCTCGTCCAATCCGGTAGTCATCTTCAG CAACAAGTTTTGTCCTTACTATGTTTGCGTGAAGCAGCTCTTCGTTCTAAAATTGGGAGTCCAGTACAAGGCCATTGAATTGGACCAAGAGA GTGATGGTAGTGAGATACAATCGGCGCTTGCTGAGTGGACTGGACAGCGTACTCTGCCCAATGTTTTCGTTGGCGGATACCACATTGGTGATTGTGACAGTAAGTTCGACTTGACTCCCTAA
- the LOC133723272 gene encoding uncharacterized protein LOC133723272 yields the protein MFGKRLCVPNDESFKQEILDEAHNSAYAMHLGGKKMYRTLNEYYWWPNMKREIVACVSRCFVCQQVKVERQKPSGLLQTLLIPEWKWEHITMDFIHKLPRTQDGNDGILVIVDRLTKSAHFLVVMETFSLDKLARLYVNEIVRLHGVPESIVLIIISVSHHDFGALLSTLRLMDNLRGPFRPWKTCVVRFGKHGKLSHRYIGPYKIVGQVGLVAYRLALPRQLSKIHNVFHESMLHKYVADLSHVLPAQPITLREDLTYEEEPVQILDHREQVL from the exons ATGTTTGGAAAGAGACTTTGTGTTCCTAATGATGAGTCATTTAAACAAGAAATACTTGATGAAGCTCATAATTCTGCTTATGCCATGCACCTTGGTGGTAAGAAAATGTACAGAACCCTCAATGAATATTATTGGTGGCCGAACATGAAAAGAGAAATTGTAGCTTGTGTGAGTAGATGCTTTGTTTGTCAGCAAGTGAAAGTAGAGAGGCAGAAACCATCGGGTTTATTACAGACTTTACTAATTCCGGAATGGAAATGGGAACATATCACCATGGATTTCATTCACAAATTACCTCGTACTCAGGATGGTAATGATGGTATTTTGGTGATTGTGGATCGACTCACTAAGTCCGCTCATTTCTTAGTGGTTATGGAAACCTTCAGTTTGGATAAGTTGGCAAGACTGTATGTGAATGAAATTGTGAGACTTCATGGTGTACCTGAATCCATTGTTCTGATCATAATTTCGGTTTCACATCACGATTTTGGAGCACTACTTTCCACCCTCAGACTAATGGACAATCTGAGAGGACCATTTAGACCTTGGAAGACAT GTGTTGTAAGATTTGGTAAACATGGGAAGCTTAGTCATAGATATATTGGTCCTTATAAGATTGTGGGGCAAGTTGGTCTTGTGGCCTATCGCTTGGCATTACCCCGGCAGTTGTCTAAGATACATAATGTCTTCCACGAATCCATGCTTCACAAGTATGTGGCTGATCTTTCACATGTGTTACCAGCTCAACCTATTACACTCAGGGAGGATTTGACTTATGAAGAAGAACCAGTTCAGATCCTTGACCACCGTGAGCAGGTACTCTGA